The following coding sequences are from one Neodiprion lecontei isolate iyNeoLeco1 chromosome 7, iyNeoLeco1.1, whole genome shotgun sequence window:
- the LOC107220365 gene encoding ras-related protein M-Ras, with protein MTRPPNNDNLLTFKLVVVGDGGVGKSALTIQFFQKLFVTDYDPTIEDSYIQHTEVDKQWCILDVLDTAGQEEFSAMREQYMRKGDGFLLVYSVTDKQSYENVVNFYTQILRVKDRDVYPMLLVANKVDLVHLRKVTEEQGRELAHRLGIPYIETSAKDPPLNVDAAFHEVVRIIRNQPPAELEKNRRKRRRSGKCNLL; from the exons ATGACGCGACCTCCCAACAATGATAATCTCCTGACCTTCAAACTGGTAGTTGTCGGGGATGGAGGCGTTGGAAAAAGTGCCCTCACGATACAGTTCTTTCAAAAACTCTTCGTCACCGATTACGACCCGACGATAGAAGACAGCTACATTCAACACACGGAGGTGGACAAGCAATGGTGCATTCTAGATG tactCGACACCGCTGGGCAGGAGGAGTTTAGCGCCATGAGAGAACAATATATGCGCAAAGGAGATGGTTTCCTGCTGGTATATTCCGTCACAGACAAACAATCGTATGAGAATGTCGTCAACTTTTATACGCAGATTCTGAGAGTCAAAGACCGTGATGTTTATCCAATGCTGCTCGTTGCTAATAAAGTTGATCTTGTACATCTGAGAAAAGTGACCGAGGAACAAGGCAGGGAATTGGCACATAGATTGGGGATTCCGTATATTGAAACTTCAGCCAAGGACCCTCCGCTCAATGTAGATGCCGCATTCCATGAG GTAGTCCGTATAATCAGGAACCAGCCACCTGCAGAGTTGGAGAAAAATCGACGGAAACGAAGGCGATCAGGAAAGTGTAATCTTCTCTAA
- the LOC124295328 gene encoding uncharacterized protein LOC124295328 → MELLLKYNAELKDCVKNLLAQSASKKLTKSCPTVNENSKSNLLVRKLMRISDKQSQAESCGNRYDCTVKKFASYIFMIGGRLSYETLCANLPLPSPSSVSRYLLENGPDIIEGQLRLQELKNYLIKADLPLVIWVSEDATRITGTVQYDPKTNQLIGLVLPTDKNGMPKCKSFMATSPKVMEETMQNIPIASLAYTIMAQPLQKNAASFCLCIFGTDNKFTAEHVLNRFQFIYEQCQQFGIRVLGFSSDGDPRLLKAMRIESQIGISNLDLLFGKENWTWFNSEFCSEYFVCQDTVHIGTKLRNRFIKNSIVLPMGNNIATVSHLKLLIQSQSKDKHQITYSDLDPKDKMNFPSVQKICQENVRKLLNDTVPGSEGTCQYLKILHNTVVSYIDSELTPLERIFSIWYSVFCLRMWRAWISANDSYTLGKNFITSNCYTCIEINAHTLIDVIIRLRDSDQPELFLPSLYSSQPCESFFRQVRSMSSTYSTIVNCSMMDIIHRLNRIQVQNEIIIEESENIIFPRFRERKSVINVNTYPLPSNQEIQKTVEDAKCRAIEDLGNLGIFFNNILCTLPFSAKSIQLDSDDESDSEEISEETESANEDTISAELEHDMITLQSVTGTLELKNYSTQTVQLNETSPFAVVRDSSQAEYVVRKSSICWLLNKTKHRLSSDRLQRVREIELPHLSKKESATRSNTVEENPEISIGTWMLFREDTEAETKYRVGLVLGFVYLTGKTDPQREYSRLSADVNNESIGVLCTWYRLISSSLRPAPVGSHDYKCISGYMRTLPTPQIVDGHIFYSDLVLKLILEIIPTTSLQGKDANIGNFVLIEFLTKKTKKYYIGVVKSIQSRDRDCEEDYEVKFMRKVTNSSSSIFVFPDVDDTSYVTGDQIKLILSNPKIDRRRHHVFSDSDLLEYAVI, encoded by the exons ATGGAATTGCTGTTGAAATATAATGCAGAATTAAAGgattgcgtgaaaaatttattagcaCAATCGgcatcgaaaaaattaacgaagtCTTGTCCAACAGTCAATGAAAACAGTAAAAGTAACTTGTTAGTACGAAAATTGATGAGAATTTCTGACAAACAAAGTCAGGCCGAATCTTGCGGGAACAGATACGATTGCACAGTGAAAAAGTTTGCATCGTATATTTTCATGATTGGTGGAAGATTGTCGTACGAAACGTTATGCGCGAACTTGCCTCTACCATCCCCCTCATCTGTCAGTCGGTATTTGTTAGAAAACGGACCAGACATCATTGAAGGGCAGCTTCGATTgcaggaattgaaaaattacttaaTCAAGGCCGACCTGCCTCTAGTCATATGGGTAAGCGAAGATGCGACGCGTATTACTGGCACCGTGCAATATGACCCAAAAACTAACCAATTAATTGGGTTGGTATTACCAACAGATAAAAATGGAATGCCTAAGTGCAAATCTTTCATGGCAACGTCACCAAAAGTAATGGAAGAAACGATGCAAAATATTCCAATTGCTTCTTTGGCGTACACAATTATGGCACAGcctttacaaaaaaatgcgGCGTCATTTTGTCTGTGCATATTTGGAACCGACAATAAATTCACAGCCGAACACGTGCTTAACAGATTCCAATTTATTTACGAACAATGTCAGCAATTCGGAATAAGAGTATTAGGATTTTCTTCGGATGGTGATCCAAGATTGTTAAAAGCGATGAGGATTGAAAGCCAAATAGGTATTTCGAATCTTGATTTACTCTTTGGTAAAGAAAATTGGACATGGTTCAACAGTGAATTTTGCAGTGAGTACTTTGTTTGCCAGGATACTGTACACATTGGTACAAAGCTAAGAAATCGCTTCATCAAAAACTCAATTGTTCTGCCGATGGGAAACAATATAGCGACTGTTAGTCACCTGAAACTATTGATACAGTCACAATCTAAAGACAAACACCAGATAACTTATTCTGACTTGGACCCAAAGGATAAAATGAATTTCCCTTCTgttcaaaaaatatgtcaagAAAATGTCAGAAAATTACTCAATGATACAGTACCTGGCAGCGAAGGAACATGTcagtatttgaaaatactaCATAACACCGTAGTTTCATACATCGATTCTGAATTAACGCCGTTGGAAAGAATATTTAGCATCTGGTATTCTGTGTTTTGTTTAAGGATGTGGCGTGCATGGATTTCGGCAAATGACAGTTACACTTTgggcaaaaattttataacttcCAACTGTTACACATGCATTGAAATAAATGCTCATACGCTTATTGACGTCATCATACGCCTGAGAGATTCGGACCAACCAGAACTCTTCCTGCCATCTTTATATAGTAGTCAACCATGTGAAAGCTTTTTCCGACAAGTCCGTTCAATGTCATCCACGTACTCGACTATTGTCAACTGCAGCATGATGGACATCATTCATCGTCTCAATAGAATTCAAGTACAAAATGAAATCATCATCGAAGAGtcagaaaatattatatttccaAGATTTAGGGAGAGAAAAAGTGTAATCAATGTCAACACATATCCACTACCTTCTAATCAAGAAATACAGAAAACCGTTGAAGACGCGAAATGTCGAGCTATTGAAGATCTCGGGAACCttggtatatttttcaacaatatctTATGTACACTGCCTTTTTCTGCAAAGTCTATTCAACTAGACTCAGACGACGAATCTGACAGCGAAGAAATCAGCGAGGAAACGGAGAGCGCAAATGAAGACACTATATCTGCAGAACTTGAACATGATATGATTACGTTGCAGTCTGTAACAGGAACTTTGGAACTCAAAAATTACTCCACCCAAACAGTTCAACTAAATGAAACGAGTCCATTTGCAGTCGTGCGTGATTCGTCGCAAGCCGAATACGTCGTTAGAAAATCGTCCATTTGTTGGCTGCTTAATAAAACCAAGCACCGTTTAAGTAGCGACAGACTTCAGAGAGTACGAGAAATCGAACTGCCGCATTTGTCCAAGAAG GAATCAGCTACTAGATCAAATACTGTCGAAGAGAATCCGGAAATAAGTATAGGGACATGGATGCTTTTTAGAGAAGACACTGAGGCAGAAACGAAATACAGAGTAGGCCTTGTTCTTGGATTCGTCTATCTAACTGGAAAAACAGACCCACAAAGAGAATACTCCAGATTAAGCGCTGACGTCAATAATGAAAGTATTGGCGTACTATGTACCTGGTATAGATTAATAAGTTCTAGTCTCCGTCCGGCACCAGTGGGGTCACATGATTACAAATGCATTTCTGGATATATGCGAACTTTACCAACACCACAGATAGTTGATgggcatattttttattcggatTTAGTTTTGAAACTAATCCTCGAGATTATTCCTACAACTTCACTCCAAG gtAAAGATGCAAATATCGGAAATTTTGTGCTGATCGAATTTCTCAccaaaaaaaccaaaaaatactACATCGGCGTTGTTAAAAGTATCCAATCAAGAGACAGAGATTGCGAGGAAGATTATGAAGTCAAATTCATGCGAAAAGTGACGAATTCGTCGAGCTCCATATTCGTTTTTCCAGATGTGGACGATACAAGTTATGTAACAGGAGATCAAATAAAGCTAATTCTGAGCAACCCGAAAATTGACCGAAGACGTCATCATGTATTCAGTGATTCTGATTTGTTAGAGTACGCTGTGATTTAA